The region CCGCTCATCCAGGCCGGCGCCGACTTTCTGGCCGTCAGCAATGCCGTGTGGAGTGGCGACGAGGCGGCCAATGTGGCGGCCTTCTTTGACGCAATCCGCGCAAATCCGCGACTGAACGAGGACTCCTAACGGAACCGGCGGCGAGGGCAGGGGGTTCTGGAGAGGCAATGTCTCCGGAGCGCCAATGTCCCGTTTCAATCTAGCCGCATCGTCTTTCCTTATTCTCGGCGTGGTGGGCCTCAGCGCCTGCAATTCGAACAAGCCTGAGCCAACCCCGAGCGAGACCGTGGCAAGCGCACCCGCGTTCACGGTGCCGATGGCGTCAAATGATCCTGCGCCGGGGCAGCCGCCTCAGCAGGAAGACGCGGCGCGCCCGGTGATGCAGGCGCAAGTGGTGTTGGAACGCCTCGGGTTCTCTGCCGGCATCATCGACGGCAAGACCGGCCTATCAACCGCGAATGCCGTGAGCGGCTTCCAGAAGGCCAACGGCCTGCCCGTTACCGGCAGGTTTGACGATGTGACGATGAAGGCGCTGTCGCGCTGGTCGAACATTGCCGCAACACGCGTCGTCACGATTCCCGAAGAGTTTGCAGCAGGCCACTACGAACCGCTGCCGAAAGACCCGGCGCAGCAGGCCAAGCTTCCGGCAATGGGCTACACCTCGCTGGAGGAGAAGCTTGCCGAGCGCTTTCATACTACGCCCGAGGTTCTGCGCGGATTGAACCCCTCTCTGGCACAAGTTGCCGCAGCGCGAGAAGCCGCCATGAAGGAACGGCAGACCCGCAATCCG is a window of Novosphingobium sp. THN1 DNA encoding:
- a CDS encoding peptidoglycan-binding domain-containing protein, producing MSRFNLAASSFLILGVVGLSACNSNKPEPTPSETVASAPAFTVPMASNDPAPGQPPQQEDAARPVMQAQVVLERLGFSAGIIDGKTGLSTANAVSGFQKANGLPVTGRFDDVTMKALSRWSNIAATRVVTIPEEFAAGHYEPLPKDPAQQAKLPAMGYTSLEEKLAERFHTTPEVLRGLNPSLAQVAAAREAAMKERQTRNPPTADTPRSKRIAPECSFACPTLAATGSIQTRSTTRAGSRHWRTWV